A single window of Rubripirellula lacrimiformis DNA harbors:
- a CDS encoding sigma-70 family RNA polymerase sigma factor, whose product MSPPGPLNEPSGTEDFAVQIATIQPRLYGFILKRLADREQTLEVLQRTNEVLCRKADDFQHGSSFTAWAFTIAKFQVMAFRKSEGSGRLIFSDKVSQLIDRTAADEAAAVDERIPVLRNCLERLPNADRELVQQRYRDGHPISLIAEAVSKSIDAIAMRLSRIRKQLAECVRSGLDQETGYEV is encoded by the coding sequence ATGTCACCACCAGGACCCCTTAACGAGCCGTCTGGCACCGAAGACTTCGCAGTCCAGATCGCAACGATCCAGCCGCGTCTGTACGGATTCATTCTAAAACGATTGGCCGACAGAGAGCAGACGTTGGAGGTGTTGCAGCGGACCAACGAGGTCCTATGTCGCAAGGCCGACGATTTCCAACACGGATCTAGCTTTACCGCTTGGGCGTTCACGATCGCCAAATTTCAGGTGATGGCGTTTCGAAAATCAGAGGGATCCGGACGGCTGATCTTTTCCGACAAGGTGTCCCAGTTGATCGATCGAACCGCAGCCGATGAAGCGGCTGCTGTCGACGAGCGGATTCCGGTCCTGCGGAACTGCTTGGAACGTCTCCCCAACGCTGATCGGGAACTGGTGCAGCAGCGGTATCGCGACGGGCATCCGATCTCGCTGATTGCCGAGGCAGTATCAAAATCGATCGATGCCATCGCTATGCGTCTATCCAGAATCCGGAAACAGTTGGCCGAATGTGTCCGCAGCGGCTTGGATCAGGAGACCGGTTATGAAGTCTGA